ATTCGACATCCGAGAAAATTCCCGTAGTGATTCTCTGTGGGGGTCGCGGGACGCGGTTGAAGGAAGAGACGGAATGGCGACCTAAACCGATGGTTAAGATTGGAGATCGCCCGATTCTCTGGCATATCATGAAACTCTACGCCAGTTGGGGTTTTACGGACTTCATTTTGTGCCTGGGATATAAAGGGGAGATGATTAAAGATTATTTCCTCAATTATGACCTCAAACAATGCGATATTCGCCTGGATTTGGGGAGTAAGCGGGTTGAGAAGCTGTCGGAGGGTCATCAAGAAGACAATTGGACGATTTCTCTGATTGATACGGGTCAAGATACGGCGACGGGGGGACGGCTGAAGATTGCGAGTAAATACATCAAGCAGGATACTTTTTTGTTCACCTATGGGGATGGGGTGGCGAATGTGGATATTGGCAAGCTGGTGAAGTATCATCGTCAAAAGCAGAAATGGGCGACGGTGACGGCGGTTCGACCTTCTTCGCGGTATGGGGAACTCGCGATCGCGGACGGGATTGCTGAGGCATTTTCAGAGAAACCCCAAACTAACGAGGGGTGGATTAATGGGGGGTTTTTCGTGCTAAATCGCAAGGTTTTTGATTTAATTGATGACGAACAAACCAATTGGGAAAACGAACCGTTGCAACGATTGGCTCAAATGGGACAACTTGCAACTTACCAACACGATGGGTTTTGGCAGTGTATGGATACTTACCGCGAGATGGAAATTCTTAATGAATTGTGGGAACGCGATCGCGCGCCGTGGAGAAGATGGGAATGAATCAGGAGTTTTGGCGCGATCGCGCTTGTTTGGTGACGGGAATTACTGGGTTCCTCGGTAGTTGTTTGGTGGAAGATTTGGTGCAACGGGGTGCGAAGGTTGTGGGATTGGTTCGAGATTTTATCCCCCAATCTCGCCTTCATACGGATGGGTGGGATCGCAAGATTGAAATTGTGAGCGGTTGCGTGGAGAATTTGGAGGTATTGGAACGCGCGATC
This genomic stretch from Lusitaniella coriacea LEGE 07157 harbors:
- the rfbF gene encoding glucose-1-phosphate cytidylyltransferase; this translates as MNQPINSTSEKIPVVILCGGRGTRLKEETEWRPKPMVKIGDRPILWHIMKLYASWGFTDFILCLGYKGEMIKDYFLNYDLKQCDIRLDLGSKRVEKLSEGHQEDNWTISLIDTGQDTATGGRLKIASKYIKQDTFLFTYGDGVANVDIGKLVKYHRQKQKWATVTAVRPSSRYGELAIADGIAEAFSEKPQTNEGWINGGFFVLNRKVFDLIDDEQTNWENEPLQRLAQMGQLATYQHDGFWQCMDTYREMEILNELWERDRAPWRRWE